From Bacteroidia bacterium:
ATTGAAACAGTTCAGGTTGATAGGCGTACGATTGAAAAGAGGAACAATAAGCAAAATCGGTTCCTACTCTCATTAGCATTGCCTTTTTAAAAACCCAACTCTCAAAAAACAAACCGGTTCTTCCCCAGTAGCTTGGTAAGGGTAAAACCTTGGTATTACTGATTATCTGCCCCTGTCCATTTAAGTAATATCCCCATTTTTTCCAACGAAATGTCTTTTGAAGTTTTGCTTCCAATACATGAATTAGAGCGGGTAGTTGTTTAGGCAAACTTAAAGAATCAAGGTAGGTGAAATTATAGACTGTTTTATAAGCTATCCAAACATTTAGCTTATTTTTTGGCAAAGAAAAAAGCCCATCTATTCTAAAAATTTGAGATTTATCCCACGCATTGTCCCAATAAAAGTGGGTTGTAGACCATTTTGCAAACTGCCAGGCGGGGGCTTGATTTGCAAATAACAATCCAAATCTGATATTTGGTTTCTCCAAGCTATCCTTACCCAACAAAAAGCAAATGGAGGGCCGAATGCTAAAGTCGCCTTTGTTGTAACCGGATAGTTCCATTTGAGCATAAACATCTAAATACATTCGTTTCCCAAAACCCAATCGAATATCTCCCCATAAAGAAGTATTAATGGAATGGCGAGCCTCTGTTTCCTGAGTAAAAAACCAAAGAGAACTTTTTACACCGGCTGTCCATTTTCGCAAAAAGAACTGTTCATTTTGGTTGGTCAAAAAAATCTTATTCTCAAATGATTGCAGTTTAAAACTATCTTGAATAATGGAGTCGCCAATGGCCTGGGGATAATAGGAATGATTTTGATTTGGGTCGGAATAAGAATATTTTTGTTGATTAAACTCAAATTCATGACCAATTTTGAGGTTGTAAACGCCCCGTTTTCTAATTGAATCGAGCGGAATGGAATCTATGGCCTTGCCAATGGAATAGCTATGAGATAGCAATGCCCCTATTCGTTTGGAAACCGAGAAAGCTTCCAGAAGGTTTACTTCCTGCAAATTAGCAGCCTCCCCTTCTTGGTACACAACTCCACCATTTTCCTGGTTTTTATTGTTTCCAACCAGAAAAGCAGCAAGCAATCCATACCTAAAATTACGCGAGTGGACTCTTACATAAACATTCAGATCTGTGCTTGTATTTTTCCCATTGGTATAGAAACCTTCCGACGAAATTCGTTTCAATTGAAATCCGCCTGAAACGTATTTCCCAAACCGTTGAGCATGGTCTGCCAAAATCAAATTTTCTTTCTTGGTACCAAAATAATAGGCTACCCTCGAAAAAGGAACATTTGTTTCCAATAGATTCATTTTGGGGAATGAAAAATTCCATTTGGAAAGAGAATTTATTCCTAATTGCAAACCGGTAGTTGTATCTGTGTTTAGGACAGGAGAAAATGCCGGCCCCCCGAGATTTCCGGTTGAGAAATTAAATAAATCCTGATAGATGGTCCAATGGTACCATTGAAAATCATCCAAGGTATTTTGCCATTGCCTGGAACTTGGTTTAAAGCCTTCCCTATATTCAGCCAAAGACAAAATTCTAGGTTCCAGGGTGTCATATCTGGCTTTTAAGGTATCCGGTGATTGCCCATAAATTGTATGAACGACTGCTTGAAGTCCAACAAAAAAAACAGCAAAGAGGATTTTTTTTTCTTTCGACACCTGTATTGGAATTCTCGGGCAAAATTAACCCAAACCGGGTAAGTTACCTAACATGCCAAATGCTGCAGACCTCATTTCGGATTCATTGACTCTATCTGCTTGCTCCAAAGCCCTGTTGCTTGCCACAACCACCAACTCTTCAATTTGTTCCTGATCAGCAGTTTTTAACAAACTATGATTAATGTAAACGTTCTTAATTCGACGATTTCCGTTACACATTACTCTCACTTCACCATTTCCAGCCTCCCCAACCAAAGTAACTGTTTCTAATCTAGCTTTTACCTCCTCCATACGTTCTTGGAGTTCTTTCATCTTGCCTAATTGGTCGAACATTTGAGTGCTTTTTGCAAAATTAGTTTAATTCAGAATTGTCAGGGACTTCATACTTATTAGTTATTGACAAGTTTTTTTCCAAATTTCCTAACAATCCCTTTTAAACGTTGCACAGGTGTTTACCTTTGTCCATTGTAAAATTCCATGTCAACTTCTGCTTCTATCCAACTTACCACGGTTGAAACAGCCAAAAAACTTGGCTTACTTCCGGAAGAATTCGAAAAAATCAAATCTATTCTTGGGCGAACTCCCAACTTTACCGAGTTAAGTATTTTTTCAGTCATGTGGAGTGAGCACTGTTCCTATAAAAACTCCATTGTTTGGCTAAAAACATTACCCAAAAAAGGAAGTCGGCTTTTGGTTGAAGCGGGAGAAGAAAATGCCGGTTTAGTTGATATTGGGAATGGTTTAGGATGTGCATTTAAAATTGAAAGTCATAACCACCCATCGGCATTGGAGCCTTATCAAGGAGCAGCAACCGGTGTAGGGGGAATAAACAGAGATATTTTCACCATGGGGGCTCGTCCAATAGCCCAACTTAACTCCTTGCGATTTGGAGATCCTCGATTGGCAAAAAACCAATGGTTACTTAAGGGTGTGGTTAAAGGTATTGGTGATTATGGTAATGCATTTGGAATTCCAACAGTTGCCGGTGAGGTGTTTTTCGATGATAGTTTTAACGTAAACCCCTTAGTAAATGCCATGAGTGTGGGTATCGTTAAAAAAGGAGAAACCATCAGTGCTACATCGTATGGTGTTGGCAACCCGGTTTATATCGTGGGTTCTTCAACGGGTAAGGATGGTATTCATGGTGCTACTTTTGCCAGTGCTGATATTACTGAAGATTCGGCAAAAGATTTGCCGGCTGTGCAAGTTGGAGACCCTTTTCAGGAAAAACTATTACTGGAAGCTACCTTAGAAGTAATAAAATCAGGTGCCGTTGTTGGAATGCAGGACATGGGTGCTGCCGGAATTACCTGTTCCACCTCCGAAATGAGCGCCAAAGGTCAACATGGTATGAAAATCTGGTTGGATAAAGTACCAACCCGACAAGATCATATGCAGCCCTTTGAAATCCTTTTATCGGAAAGTCAGGAACGTATGTTGATTGTGGTGAAGAAAGGACAAGAGGAAATTGTTGAAGCTATTTTTGACAAATGGGATTTGAATTGTGCTATCATTGGCGAAGTAACAGATACCCAACGCTTGGAATATTACATGAATGGGGAATTAGTTGCTGATGTTCCAGCCGAGGATTTGGTTTTAGGCGGTGGAGCACCCGTTTACAAAAGGGAATGGAAGGAACCTGCTTACTATGCTGAAAGTAAAAAATTTGACCTGAATCAAATTGCAGAGCCAAAAAACCTGAGTGAAATAGCCTTGTTTTTAGCTTCTCATCCTAACCTTTGCAGTAAGCGTTTTGTTTACGAGCAATACGACAGCATGGTTGGAACCATCAATATGAGCACCAACAAACCCAGTGATGCTGCCATTGTTAACATTAAAGATACCGATAGTGCATTAGCCTTAACCGTAGATTGCAATAGCCGTTACGTGAATGCTGACCCTGAAATTGGTTGCGCCATTGCAGTATCAGAAGCTGCAAGAAATATTACCTGCAGTGGTGGAACTCCCTTGGCAATTACAAACTGCTTAAACTTCGGAAACCCTTATAACCCGGAAGTTTATTGGCAATTTGTTGGCTCCATTAAAGGCATGAGTGCTGCTTGTAACAAATTTGATACTCCGGTTACAGGTGGGAATGTGAGTTTCTACAACCAAAGTTCATATGAAGGACCGGTTTTCCCAACACCAACCATTGGAATGCTAGGATTGTTGGATCACAAAAAAACTCAAACCAGTCTCGATTTCAAGAACCAAGGTGACCTCATTTATTTGGTTGGAAAACAAGTCAATGATATTGCCAGTTCAGAATACCTCTATAGCTGGCATAAAGTAAAACTATCTCCGGCCCCATACTTTAACTTAGAAGAAGAATTCCAAACCCAAAAAGCCATTGCCGAATTAATAGAAAATGAATTGGTAGAATCGGCTCATGATTGTGCAGACGGAGGTTTGTTCTTAAGCTTATTGGAATCGGCAATGGTTAATAAGCTCGGATTTACTATTCAATCCAATGCCAAATTAAGAAAAGATGCCTTTTTGTTTGGTGAAGCACAAGGCAGAATAGTCGTTTCGGTGAAACCGGAAAAAGCTACTGAATTAGAAAATCTATTAACCAAAAAATCAATTGAATTTCAACAACTTGGAACCGTTACTGCATCGACCGAGTTATTGATTGACGAAAAAAGTTTTGGCAACTTAGCCGATTACATTACTCCCTATCAAAATACTTTGGGAGAAATCATGAAAGGATAAAACATGAAAAACATTACAGTTATTGGATCGGGCACCATGGGAAATGGGATTGCTCACGTATTTGCCCAAAACGGGTATCAAGTTAGTTTGGTTGATATTTCAGAGGCTGCATTGAAAAAAGCCCTGGATACTATTACAAAAAACTTGGACAGACAAGTATCCAAATCCTTACTTACAGAAGATGAAAAAGCTGCAACACTAGCAAGAATAGCCGTTTTTACCGATTTAGGTGAAGGTGTTGCAAATGCCGAACTAGTGGTAGAAGCTGCCAGCGAAAATGTAGAAATTAAACTTGGGATTTTTAAGAAATTAAGCGACTTGGCGCCGTCCAATTGTATTCTGGCTAGTAATACCTCTTCCATTTCCATAACTAAAATTGCGGCAGTAACCAATCGACCCAATCAAGTAATAGGTATGCATTTTATGAATCCGGTTCCTGTTATGAAATTGGTGGAAGTAATTAGAGGTTATTCAACCAGCGATGAAGTGAACAACCTTACCGTGGAGGTGTCGAAAAAACTGGGTAAAATCCCTGTTGAAGTTAATGATTACCCTGGCTTTGTATCCAACCGCATTTTAATGCCCATGATCAATGAAGCTATCGAAACCTTGTTTGAAGGAGTTGCCGGTGTAGAAGAAATAGATCAGGTAATGAAACTAGGTATGGCTCATCCGATGGGACCACTCCAATTGGCTGACTTTATTGGATTAGATGTATGTTTAAGCATTCTACGAGTACTACATGACGGCTTTGGCAGACCTAAATACGCACCTTGCGCCCTCTTGGTAAACATGGTTCAGGCAGGTAATTTGGGTGTAAAATCGGGACAGGGTTTTTATAAATACACCCCCGGCAGCAAAGATTTGGTAGTTGCAGATAAGTTTAGGAAGTAGCCAACTTTCGGTAAAAGGCAGAATGCCACCGGCAAATTAACCGAACACCATCGGAATGGCATAATAAACAAAATTTGGGTTAAAATGATGGTTGTACCGATACCGGTTGGGCTTGCACCCTCGGGCAACGATAGAGGCAAGTAGCCCACAGGCTCACGCGGCGCTAGCCAAGTGAGACGAGGACTACAGCCGAAAGCGTGACCCGAACGCCCATTGCAATGCCCATAATCCTGCACTTTCCTTTTTGGGCGGAGGGGGCCCACCAAATTCTAATCCAGAGAAGAAAAAAACAACTTTAACTATTGCATATTCAGCGCCAATAAGTGGCGAACCAGGCTATTAACATCAGCTTTTAGGACCTCTACAACCACTTTGGATTGGAGGTAAACCGGCTCCCGCTCCTCCAACTTTTGCTGAATAAACCTTAGCAACTCCGCATCGTCGAGGTTAGACAAAAGAGGCCTTTTACCCTTTTCCAGATTTAGGCGGCTAAATAAGGCCTTACCGGGCAGGCGAAGATAAACCGTGCAGCCCAATTTGTTCAGGCTTTCCATATTATTCAAGTAGCAAGGCAAGCCTCCACCGGTGGCAATAATACAAGGTTTAGGATCGAGGTTAAGGAGAATTTCCCGTTCCTTTTGGCGGAAATAAGCTTCGCCGGAATCGTGAAAAATTTGAGTAATCGATTTACCTTCAGCGACCTGAATTAACTCGTCGGTATCATAGAAAGGCAAGGAAAGTTTATGCGCCAAACGCTTGCCCCAGGTTGTTTTGCCACTTCCCATGAATCCGACCAGGAAAACAGGCTTATTCAGCATACCTTACAACCAGTTTTTTTCGAAAATATCCTTAGTATGATAGGTTATGATGATATCGGCTCCGGCACGTGCAAAAGCGTACATGTTTTCTTTTACCACCTTTTCCTCATCGACCCAACCGTTGGCTGCGGCGGCTTTTACCATGCTAAATTCGCCTGACACATTGTAACAAGCCACAGGAACATTGAAATTCTCTTTAAGTGCTTTTAATATATCGAGGTAAGCCAAGGCAGGTTTAACCATAAGAATATCGGCACCTTCTTGAACATCAATGGCGGCTTCTTTCATCGCTTCACGGCTGTTGCGAAAATCCATCTGGTAGGTTTTTCGATCTCCGAAACTGGGTGAAGAGTCGGCTGCATCGCGGAAAGGACCGTAATAGGAAGATGCATATTTAACTGAGTAGGACATGATAGGAATGTTGTAATAACCATTTCCATCGAGACGGTGACGCAAGGCAGCAATTCTACCATCCATCATATCGCTGGGAGCCACCATATCGGCTCCGGCCTGAGCATGCGAAAGAGCCATGTGAGCAAGAGGCTCCAAACTTTCGTCGTTTAAAATTTCTTGTCCGGTAAGCAAACCACAATGTCCATGATCGGTATAGGCACATAAACACACATCGGTAATAAGGTAAACTTGATTTCCAAAGGCTTTTCGTAAGGCATGGAGGGCATCTTGTACAACGCCATGGTCGTGCCAAGCAGCGTGTGCATCCGGACTTTTATGTTCTCCGGCTCCAAAAAGCAAGAATTTATTCATCCCCAATTTAACCCAGTGTTCAGCTTCCTTCACCAACTTATCAGGTGAAAACCGGAAAATTCCGGGCATAGAAGAAATGGTTTCCTGAACATTGTTTCCTTTGGTTACAAAAATTGGAAACACCAGGGAATCTTTATTAAACCTTGTTTCGGCAACAGCATCGCGCAGGATGCCAGAATGTCGGAGACGGCGAGGACGATTAATCATAGTTCTACTTTTTGAAAGCAGGACAAAATTAGGCAAATGAAGCAATTTTAGTCTTGATATTTATCAGTTAAACCGGCAGGATGCTCCATACCTTTATTAAAGGGTTTAAATGATGCTTAGCTGAGGTCGAAAGCAAGTCCTGGCTGCATTTCCTGAAACAACTTACCCTTTCCGGCCTTTTTGGAAAGAAACAGGCGGAGTAAGATTTTACCCTTGCAATTTTCTGAACAAATAACATCCGGCTTAGCATCTCCATCTAAATCTTCCAATAAATAGATCTGAATTGGATCACCACAACCAACTGCTAGTTGTTGTTTAACCTTGGTATTCCGATTGGTCAGGTATAAGAAACCGGAATTATTCTCTTTTACCGCTTCAAAAAGGTATAACTCATTTTGATTGGCCAGGGCTAATTCAGCTTCCGAAAACGTTTCGAAAACATATCTTGTTGCTTTGGTTTCCTGTTTCAAGGGAGGAGATTTCTTTTGGGCAACCACATAATAAGTTGTTTGTCCTTCCCGGTTTGTATCACCCGGAATGTATAATTCAGAAGAATTGAGCTGATGGTCTTCATAGCTTCTTTTTACCCTAAACTCGGGGTTAGACTTCATCAATTGACAAGGAAAAAAATCTGAATCATGGGTTTTTACTTTAAATTGGTAATAGGTTAAATCCTGACCGATTAAAGGAGTGGCAGATTGACCGGAAATAAGAACATAAGGAGTGGTGGCAGTTGCAATACAATCCCACAAAAAAGCATCGCATACATAGCCGGCATAACTCCCAAAAGATACTTTTTCCCAGTAACCTGTCCAACTGTTTGTTAAAGAAGAACCTGAGCCGGAATAAGGAAACTGCAATTTATCGTACTTCTCTTGACTGAATTTAACCCTGGCTGCAAATGGAATAATACTAATTACGGGCGAATTTACATCAGGCTTTTCATGTAATGCAAGTCCGGCAGTAGCAATAACAACCCCCTCTTTTGCTAAAAAATCGGTTGGATTGGAAACTTCCGATAACAGGTTATAGCCGAGTTTCTTTAATTCCAAACTCTGAGCCCTGGAGGCAAAAACCAGCAATAAAATCGGCAGAAACACACCCTTTTTCATGACACAAAAATTTTCCGAAAAATACCATCTATTTCCCATTTTTGGTTTACAATTTTCAAGATAAGTTCCTATCAAAAAAGGAAAAACTGGAAGAAACCTTCCTCAACACTTTTTACCTTATTGATTTATAAAAAACAAGAAAAACAATTGAATCCTAAGGGTAAAAATCTGGCAGCAACCACGAATTGCCATTCGCTATTAACATACTCATCACTCAACTAAAGTGCCACAACTTCTTCCTTAATTTACCTTAAAAACAACTCGATTTCTTACTTAGCTTACCCCATTTATGTGTTAAGGATCGAACAGTTTATCGACCCATTCGCCATCCTTATGTAATTTCGACAAAATTTAAACAATGAAAAAAACCTTTACTATTTTTCTTTTTTCTAGCTTATCCTTGGCCGTTCTCGGTCAAAATAGCTGGCAGGATAGCTTTACGGGGCAAAGCAATTTTGGCAATCCAACCGGATGGGATAACATAGACGGATTTACTGTATGGAATGTATATCCCAATCATGGTCGTCCTTCCTATGGATTAACACGCAGTTTTGCAACCAACCAATCTGATTCCATTGGCACCCCAAGTTCAACGCCAATCAATGTAGCATTAAACGCAGAGTTTAAAGTGGACGCCCGAATTATGGCTTTTTCGCTTTACCCTTCCTCTGTTGCTACCCTTCCTGCCACAGCCAAAGTGGAATTTAAGGCTTTTGATGGTATTACCACCACTACCATTGCGACTTTATCTGCTGCCAATCAAAATACCGATACGGCCTGGGTAACTCTAACAGGCTCATTGTCAGCCTTTGCCGGTGGACAAATTCAAATTTTAGTAGTTGGTAAAAACGGGGCTACAGCTCCTGCTGAAGACTATTTTGTTGATCTTGATAATTTCCGAGTTACAGATGGAACAACAGGAATCGAAACTCCAATTACATTTGATTTGCAAGCCTACCCAAATCCTTCCAGCGGTTTGTTCTTTTTATCGGGTTTGAGCAATGAAACAGAAATCAATATCACCAATTTAATGGGTCAAAACATATTGAATACCAAAGCATTGAACTCTAACCCTGTTCGTATTGACCTAAGCGCTTTCCCAAAAGGAACTTATTTGGTTCAAACTAGAGACAGTCAAGGTAGCAGGGTATCCAAATTGGTTGTGGAATAATTCGAAGAAACTCCTTTATTTAGCAGGTTTGGGCAAGGTTTAACCTTCTTGCATGCGAAAGGCTTCAGGATTTGCTCTTGAGGCCTTTTTAATTTCTAGGCGGATTCCATTTAGATTTATTTGGCGGGTCCCTTCGCAATAGTTTTACGCAATTTCATTATTTTCCAAGGCTCAGGTCGGGCTATACGTTCCTAGTCCTCGTACCCCTTGGCTAGCGCCGTCGGGGTCCTGTGGGCTATCCACTTCTATCCCTACCCGATGGCCTCCGTACCAGCAAACCTGCAACTTTCCGGCATAAAGCCTTCTAAGTGGTAATCGGACATATTAAACGGCGAAAACCATTTCAGTTATTCCCAAATCATCGGGACGGTTAGCCACCGAAAACCCTTTAATTTTATAACTTTCAATTCGGTGGGCAGTACTTTCCCCAATAGCAATCAGGTGTTTATACTCCGGAAATTTTTCTCGTCCAAAATACACATCGGCATTGGAAGGACTGGTAATAACCACAATATCCGAGTCGGGAATTTGAACATCCTTTTTTCGGGTAGTTTGATAGACTAATAAATTAATGGCACGGGAAGAAAAAGACAAGTGTTTTTGTATAGTTTGAAGGCTATCGGCTGCTTGAGGAAAAAGAATGGATTTACCATCGGCCAATGCGGCAAATTCCTTACCAACCGCATTCATATCGGAACCTTCACCAACAAAATCGGCTTGGTAACCAAACTCATTCAATACTTTTTCAGTACCTCGTCCTGCAACTCCAATTTTGGGTGAAAAGCCTAAATTTGTTAGTTGACCAAAAAAATGCCTTACCCCATTCTTGCTGGTAAAGAACAACCAATCAGCGGGTAAAAGGTTGGTAAATTTCAAAGGTTTTATTTCAATTAGCGAATGTCCTACCAGTTGGTACTGATAAGTATTCATAGCCGTAACCAGGTAATCGTCCGGTTTCAAGGTTCGGGTAATAAAAACCGATTTACCTGACTTTTCCTTTAATTTATCGACGGCTAGTGCAGCCAATTCTTTTGGATTAGTTCCGGTAAGAAAAACCCGTTTTGGGATTTGGTCGGCGGTTTCGGAAGAGGAGGCCCAGAGTTGAATTTTTTCTTTGGACTTTTCGCTGTAAACACCGAGTGGGATTTGGCAACCGCCTTGGAAAAGCCTTAGCACTTCCCGTTCGGCACCAGAAGTTTCCTGGGTTAAGCTATTGTTGAGTGGTTGTAGGGCCTCTATTAATTCCAAGTCATTTTCTCTTGTTTGAAGAGCCAAAACACCTTGAGCAGGAGCCGGAATAAACTCCTTTGGCGACAATTTTACAACTTCCAGTCCACTCAAATCCATTTGAATACGGTGGGTACCGGCATAAGCCAGCATAATCGCATCATAATGTCCTTCCCTAAGCTTTTTGATTCGGGTAGGTACATTTCCACGCAGGTCTTTAATCTCCAAATCAGGGCGCATAGCCCATAGTTGCGATTTTCTTCTGGAGGATGAGGTTCCAACGATTGCTTTGTTTTTTAATTTCAAGGTTTGCATTCCATCTTTAGCTTCTGGCCGAATGAGCAGAAGTTCAGACGGATCTTCCCTTTCTGACAAAACGGCGATGGCAAGGCCTTCAGGCATGGAGGTAGGTAAATCTTTGCAAGAATGCACGGCCAAATCAACTTCTTTATTCAGCAAAGCATCTTCCAATTCTTTGGTGAAAAAACCTTTTCCTTCGAGTTTATCAAAACTAAGGTCTTGGATTTTATCTCCTTGGGTTTTTATT
This genomic window contains:
- a CDS encoding putative porin; translated protein: MSKEKKILFAVFFVGLQAVVHTIYGQSPDTLKARYDTLEPRILSLAEYREGFKPSSRQWQNTLDDFQWYHWTIYQDLFNFSTGNLGGPAFSPVLNTDTTTGLQLGINSLSKWNFSFPKMNLLETNVPFSRVAYYFGTKKENLILADHAQRFGKYVSGGFQLKRISSEGFYTNGKNTSTDLNVYVRVHSRNFRYGLLAAFLVGNNKNQENGGVVYQEGEAANLQEVNLLEAFSVSKRIGALLSHSYSIGKAIDSIPLDSIRKRGVYNLKIGHEFEFNQQKYSYSDPNQNHSYYPQAIGDSIIQDSFKLQSFENKIFLTNQNEQFFLRKWTAGVKSSLWFFTQETEARHSINTSLWGDIRLGFGKRMYLDVYAQMELSGYNKGDFSIRPSICFLLGKDSLEKPNIRFGLLFANQAPAWQFAKWSTTHFYWDNAWDKSQIFRIDGLFSLPKNKLNVWIAYKTVYNFTYLDSLSLPKQLPALIHVLEAKLQKTFRWKKWGYYLNGQGQIISNTKVLPLPSYWGRTGLFFESWVFKKAMLMRVGTDFAYCSSFQSYAYQPELFQWYVNPGVKVGNAYSLDIYISARVKRSSFFFKYERLNAIWDSKPVYTVNAYPFPGGAMKFGINWIFMDYLPKADKSKDSK
- a CDS encoding YbaB/EbfC family nucleoid-associated protein, giving the protein MKELQERMEEVKARLETVTLVGEAGNGEVRVMCNGNRRIKNVYINHSLLKTADQEQIEELVVVASNRALEQADRVNESEMRSAAFGMLGNLPGLG
- the purL gene encoding phosphoribosylformylglycinamidine synthase subunit PurL, whose translation is MSTSASIQLTTVETAKKLGLLPEEFEKIKSILGRTPNFTELSIFSVMWSEHCSYKNSIVWLKTLPKKGSRLLVEAGEENAGLVDIGNGLGCAFKIESHNHPSALEPYQGAATGVGGINRDIFTMGARPIAQLNSLRFGDPRLAKNQWLLKGVVKGIGDYGNAFGIPTVAGEVFFDDSFNVNPLVNAMSVGIVKKGETISATSYGVGNPVYIVGSSTGKDGIHGATFASADITEDSAKDLPAVQVGDPFQEKLLLEATLEVIKSGAVVGMQDMGAAGITCSTSEMSAKGQHGMKIWLDKVPTRQDHMQPFEILLSESQERMLIVVKKGQEEIVEAIFDKWDLNCAIIGEVTDTQRLEYYMNGELVADVPAEDLVLGGGAPVYKREWKEPAYYAESKKFDLNQIAEPKNLSEIALFLASHPNLCSKRFVYEQYDSMVGTINMSTNKPSDAAIVNIKDTDSALALTVDCNSRYVNADPEIGCAIAVSEAARNITCSGGTPLAITNCLNFGNPYNPEVYWQFVGSIKGMSAACNKFDTPVTGGNVSFYNQSSYEGPVFPTPTIGMLGLLDHKKTQTSLDFKNQGDLIYLVGKQVNDIASSEYLYSWHKVKLSPAPYFNLEEEFQTQKAIAELIENELVESAHDCADGGLFLSLLESAMVNKLGFTIQSNAKLRKDAFLFGEAQGRIVVSVKPEKATELENLLTKKSIEFQQLGTVTASTELLIDEKSFGNLADYITPYQNTLGEIMKG
- a CDS encoding 3-hydroxybutyryl-CoA dehydrogenase, coding for MKNITVIGSGTMGNGIAHVFAQNGYQVSLVDISEAALKKALDTITKNLDRQVSKSLLTEDEKAATLARIAVFTDLGEGVANAELVVEAASENVEIKLGIFKKLSDLAPSNCILASNTSSISITKIAAVTNRPNQVIGMHFMNPVPVMKLVEVIRGYSTSDEVNNLTVEVSKKLGKIPVEVNDYPGFVSNRILMPMINEAIETLFEGVAGVEEIDQVMKLGMAHPMGPLQLADFIGLDVCLSILRVLHDGFGRPKYAPCALLVNMVQAGNLGVKSGQGFYKYTPGSKDLVVADKFRK
- a CDS encoding shikimate kinase, translating into MLNKPVFLVGFMGSGKTTWGKRLAHKLSLPFYDTDELIQVAEGKSITQIFHDSGEAYFRQKEREILLNLDPKPCIIATGGGLPCYLNNMESLNKLGCTVYLRLPGKALFSRLNLEKGKRPLLSNLDDAELLRFIQQKLEEREPVYLQSKVVVEVLKADVNSLVRHLLALNMQ
- the hemB gene encoding porphobilinogen synthase; its protein translation is MINRPRRLRHSGILRDAVAETRFNKDSLVFPIFVTKGNNVQETISSMPGIFRFSPDKLVKEAEHWVKLGMNKFLLFGAGEHKSPDAHAAWHDHGVVQDALHALRKAFGNQVYLITDVCLCAYTDHGHCGLLTGQEILNDESLEPLAHMALSHAQAGADMVAPSDMMDGRIAALRHRLDGNGYYNIPIMSYSVKYASSYYGPFRDAADSSPSFGDRKTYQMDFRNSREAMKEAAIDVQEGADILMVKPALAYLDILKALKENFNVPVACYNVSGEFSMVKAAAANGWVDEEKVVKENMYAFARAGADIIITYHTKDIFEKNWL
- a CDS encoding T9SS type A sorting domain-containing protein, whose product is MKKTFTIFLFSSLSLAVLGQNSWQDSFTGQSNFGNPTGWDNIDGFTVWNVYPNHGRPSYGLTRSFATNQSDSIGTPSSTPINVALNAEFKVDARIMAFSLYPSSVATLPATAKVEFKAFDGITTTTIATLSAANQNTDTAWVTLTGSLSAFAGGQIQILVVGKNGATAPAEDYFVDLDNFRVTDGTTGIETPITFDLQAYPNPSSGLFFLSGLSNETEINITNLMGQNILNTKALNSNPVRIDLSAFPKGTYLVQTRDSQGSRVSKLVVE
- the hemC gene encoding hydroxymethylbilane synthase — its product is MKNPIVIGTRGSELALWQANHIKDSLAQMGINAELKIIKTQGDKIQDLSFDKLEGKGFFTKELEDALLNKEVDLAVHSCKDLPTSMPEGLAIAVLSEREDPSELLLIRPEAKDGMQTLKLKNKAIVGTSSSRRKSQLWAMRPDLEIKDLRGNVPTRIKKLREGHYDAIMLAYAGTHRIQMDLSGLEVVKLSPKEFIPAPAQGVLALQTRENDLELIEALQPLNNSLTQETSGAEREVLRLFQGGCQIPLGVYSEKSKEKIQLWASSSETADQIPKRVFLTGTNPKELAALAVDKLKEKSGKSVFITRTLKPDDYLVTAMNTYQYQLVGHSLIEIKPLKFTNLLPADWLFFTSKNGVRHFFGQLTNLGFSPKIGVAGRGTEKVLNEFGYQADFVGEGSDMNAVGKEFAALADGKSILFPQAADSLQTIQKHLSFSSRAINLLVYQTTRKKDVQIPDSDIVVITSPSNADVYFGREKFPEYKHLIAIGESTAHRIESYKIKGFSVANRPDDLGITEMVFAV